The Aeromicrobium phoceense genome includes the window CGCCCTGCAGGTCCATGAACAGCCGGAACGCCGTGTACGCGATTCCGGACGCCACGGTGATCAGCAGGATCCCGGGCAGCAGGTAGTCGACGTAGGCCTCGGTGCCGACCTCGATCGCGCCGCCGAACACGTAGACGAACAGCAGCATGAACATGATCGGCATGATCGTCGTGGTGATGATCGTGTCGGGGCTGCGCAGGATGTGCCGCAGCGAGCGGCCGGTCAGTGCGGCCGTGTCGCTGCCGCCAGTCCATCGAACACCGTGCGTGGTCATGCCGCCTCCTTCTCGAGGATCGCGAGGAACACGTCCTCGAGACTGGGTTGCTTCTCGACGTACTCGACCTTCGCCGGCGGCAGCAGCCGCTTGAGCTCAACCAGGGTGCCGTTGGCGATGATCCGGCCGTCGTGCAGGATCGCGATGCGGTCGGCCAGGTGCTCCGCCTCGTCGAGGTACTGCGTCGTCAGCAGCACCGTGGTGCCGCCGTCGGCGAGCGCCTTGACCGTCTGCCAGACCTCGAGCCGCGCCTGCGGGTCGAGGCCGGTGGTCGGCTCGTCGAGGAAGATCACCGGCGGGTTGCCGATGAGGCTCATCGCGATGTCGAGGCGACGACGCATGCCACCGGAGTAGGTGGACGCGCGGCGGCCGCCGGCCTCGGCGAGGTCGAACCGTTGCAGCAGCTCGTCCGCTACCGCGCCCGCATCGGGGAGGTGCCGCAGGCGAGCGACCAGCACGAGGTTCTCGCGCCCGGTCAGCATGTCGTCCACGGCGGCGAACTGGCCCGTGAGGCTGATCGCCCCGCGCACCTCGGCGGCCTGCGTGCCCACGTCGAACCCGGCCACCGAGGCCTCGCCGGCGTCGGGGCGGAGCAGGGTGGCGAGGATCCGCACGAGCGTGGTCTTGCCCGCCCCGTTCGAGCCGAGCAGGGCGAAGACGCTGCCCGGAGCGACCTCGAGGTCGACCCCGCGCAGCACCTCCACGTCACCGAACGACTTGCGGATCCCGCGGACGGCGATGGCGCTCATGACCCCACCTCCGTGATCGCCTCGTTGAGCCGCTGGCGCTCCTTCGTCAGCCAGCGACCGGACGGGTAGTTCGTGATGAAGTCCTCCACGAAGGCCACCGGGTCGTCGCCGACGATGTCGCGCACGGCGGTGCCGTCGGCGGCGCTCTGCTCGAACAGCTCGACCATGTCGTCGAACATCTGCAGCAGCCCGTCGGCGTCGCTCACGAACACCGCTCCCACCCTCAGGAGGTAGTGCTCGATCGCCTCCGCCGCCGCGCGGTGCGGCTGGGGGAGTGCGGCCAGGCGCGCCTTGTACTGCCGCCACTGCTTCTTCTCGCCGAACATGCGGGTGATCGGGTTCGTCATGTCACTTGCCTCCTTCGTGGAGCTGTTCGAGCCGTTCTGCCAGGAAGCTCCACGTCTCCCAGAACTCGTCGAGGTACTGCTGTCCCTGAGCGTTGAGCGAGTACACCTTGCGCGGTGGACCCTTCTCCGACGGGACCTTCTCGACGTCGACGAGCCCGCGCTTCTCGATGCGGATGAGCAGGGCGTACACCGTGCCCTCGGCGATGTCGGTGAATCCCTGTTCGCGCAGGCCCGAGGTGATCTCGTAGCCGTACGCCGGACGTGCTGCCAGGATCGCCAGGACGATCCCCTCGAGCGTGCCCTTGAGCATCTCGGTCATCTGCTTGCCGCCCACGGTCGCTCACCCCTGTCCACTCAGTACTCATTGTCAGTGAGTACCAGTAGATAGCAACACTGAGTACCTGTCAAGCGGTCACCCGGAGAAGCGGTGTCCGATGCCCGGCTCGGTGACGAAGAGGGCCGGCTGGGAGGGGTCCGGCTCGAGCTTGCGCCGGATCCCGGCGAGGTGGACGCGCAGGTAATTCGACTGGCGCTCATACCCCGGACCCCAGACCGCACGCAGCAGCTCGGTCTGGCGGACGAGGCGTCCACGCTTGCGCACGAGGGCACCGACGATCTTCCACTCGATCGGCGTCAGGTGGATCTCCGTGCCGTCACGGCTCGCGCGTGACTCCGTGACGTCGAGGACCAGGCCGCCGGTCTCGACGACCAGCGAGGGCTCGGTCGCCGTGGCGCGTCGCGTCATCACCCGCACGCGAGCGAGCAGCTCCTCGATCGAGAACGGCTTGGTGATGAAGTCGTCCGCACCGAGGTCGAGCGCCTCCACCTTGTCGTCGGGCTCGGTGCGCGCCGACACCACGATCACGGGCACCTGGGTGAACTCGCGCAGGCGCCTCAGCACGGTGATGCCGTCGAGGTCGGGCAGGCCGAGGTCCAGCAGGATCACGTCGGGCATGCGCTCGTCCACGATCTGCAGCGCCGAGCGACCGTCCCCCGCGGTCTCGACGTCGTAGTCGCGCGCCCGCAGGTTGATGCCCAGGGTGCGCAGGATCGCGGGGTCGTCGTCGACGGCCAGCACGAAGGTCATGCTCTCTCCTCGGTCGGTCGGGGCAGGTCGATGGAGAAGGTCAGGCCGCCGCCCGGGGTGGGCTCGGTGGTGATCGTGCCGCCCATCGCCTCGGTCAGCCCGCGCGCCACTGCCAGTCCGAGCCCCACGCCGTCCTTGCCGGGCACGTCGCCGAGGCGCTGGAACGGGGCGAAGATCCGCTCCAGGTCGCCGTCGCCGACGCCCGGGCCGGTGTCGGCGATCCGCAGCGTGACCCGCTCGCCGACGACGGCCGCGTCGACGCGGATGCCGGCCTCGGGCGCGGTGTACTTCAGCGCGTTCTCGCAGATGTTCGCCAGCACCCGCTCCAGCAGGCCCGGGTCGGCGAGCACGCTCACGTGGTCGGGGACCTCGATCGTGATCCGCCCGTCGTGCTCCAGCGGCACCACGGCCGCGTGGACCGCGCGGGCCAGTGCCACCTCCGACGGGTGCGCCGTGACCGCACCGGTGTGGATGCGGCTCATGTCGAGCAGGTTGGTCACCAGGGCGGTGAGCCGGTCGGTCGACTCCTCGATCGTCTCGAGCAGCGCGGCTCGGTCGTCCGGCGAGAACGTCACGGTGGTGCTGCGCAGGCTGGCCACGGACGCCTTCACGGCGGCCAGCGGGGATCGGAGGTCGTGCGAGACCGCCGCGAGCAGCGCCGTGCGCGTGCGGTCGGCCTCGGCCAGCCGGTGGCGCTCGATCTCGGCCACCCGCGCCCGGGAGCGGTCGGCCATCACCTGGGCGTAGGCCGCGTAGGCGTTGAGCAGGCCGCGCTCGGAGGCGCTCTGCGATCCGCCACGCAGCACGAGCACGGTGCGGTCGTCGATCGAGGTGGAGATCGCGCCGTCCTCCACGGTCGAGGGTGCGTCACCGACCGCCGCGACCGCCTCCCAGTCGCCGGGGCCGTTCCGGCGCAGGACCGCCGCGCCGCGGGCGCCGAACAGCTCGGAGGCGGAGGAGAGCAGACCCTCGAGGTCGTCGCCGGACGTCAGCAGGCTGTGCGCCAGCACCGTGAGGCTGTCGGCCTCGGCCCTCGCACGCCGCGCCTCGGTGGCCCGCCGGGCGGAGTGGTCCACGACGCTCGCGACCGCGATGCCGACGAGGACGAACAGCACGATGGCCGCGGCGTTCTCGGGCTCGGCCACCGTGAGGGTGTACCGCGGTGGTGTGAACAGCACGTTGAGCAGCACGCCGCTCAGCACGGCCGACACGACGGCGGGCAGGAGCCCGCCGATCAGCGCCGTCGCCACGACGACCGTCATCAGCAGCATCGCCTCGGAGGGCAGGGCGTGCAGCGAGTCGGTCCACCACATCAGCAGGCTCACCAGGGCGGGCGCCAGCACCGCGAACGCGAAGCCGAGGGCGCGGCGCCGGGGACCCAGGTGGTGCACGCCCTGCTCCTGGCGGAAGCCGCGCCGCCGGGCGTGGTCGTGGGTCACGATGTGCACGTCGATGTCACCCGACGCCGTGATGACGCGCTCGCCGATGCCGGGACGCAGCAGGGTGGGCAGCCGCCCGCGCCGACTCGCGCCGATGATCACCTGGTCGGCGTTCTCCGCGCGGGCGAAGGCCAGGATCGCGTCGGCCGTGTCGTCGCCGAGCACCGTGTGGAAGGTGCCGCCGAGCTCCTCGGTCTTGGCCCGCAGCCGGGACAGCCGGTCGGGGGAGATGGTGCTGAGGCCGTCGTGCCGCGTGACGTAGAGCGCGAGCCACTCGCCGCCCGCCCGCCGCGAGGCGATCCGTGCCGCGCGCCGCATGAGCGTGAGGGACTCCGGGCCCCCGGTGACCGCGGCCACGATCCGCTCGCGGGTGGCCCAGGTGCCCGTGATGTCGTGCTGCTCGCGGTAGCGACCCATGCCCTCGTCGACCCGGTCGGCCAGCCAGAGCAGCGCCAGCTCGCGCAGCGCCGTCAGGTTCCCCTCGCGGAAGTAGTGGTGCAGGGCCGCGTCCACCTTCTCCGCGGTGTAGACGTTGCCGTGCGCCATGCGCCGGCGCAGCGCCTGCGGGCTCATGTCGACCAGCTCGATCTGGTCGGCCGCGCGCACCACCTCGTCGGGCACGGTCTCGCGCTGGCGGACACCGGTGATCGACTCGGTGACGTCGTTGAGGGACTCCAGGTGCTGGACGTTGACGGTGGTGACGACGTCGATCCCGGCGTCGCGCAGCTCCTCCACGTCCTCCCACCGCTTCGCGTGCCGGCCGCCCGGCAGGTTGGTGTGCGCGAGCTCGTCGACGAGCACGGCCGCCGGCCGGCGGGCCAGGATCGCCTTGACGTCCATCTCCTCCTGCACCGTGTCGCGGTACTCGACGCGGGCGCGGGGCACGACCTCGAGGTCGCCCAGCGCATCGATGGTGTGCGGGCGGCCGTGGGTCTCGACGAACCCGACCACCACGTCGGTGCCGCGCGCCAGCCGGCGGTTGCCCTCGTCGAGCATCGCGTAGGTCTTCCCGACCCCGGGGGCGGCTCCCAGGTACACGCGCAGTGTGCCGCGCTCGTTCGCCGTTCCCACGTGCTCAGTCTCCACCCGGGCCCGTTCGCCTAGCGCGAGGCACGGTCGAGTGCGACGTTGAGCTCCAGCACGTTGACGACCGGCTCGCCGTGGATCCCGAGGAACCGGCCCTCGGTGTGCGCTTCGACGAGCTCCCGCACGCGTTCGGCGTCCAGGCCCCTGGCGCGGGCGACGCGGTCGACCTGCAGCCCGGCGTAGGCGGGGGAGATGTGCGGGTCCAGTCCCGAGCCGGAGGCGGTGACGGCGTCGGCCGGCACGTCGGCCTCGGGCACGGACTCCGTCGCGGCGACCGTGCTGCGGCGCTCATCGATCGTGGCGAGCAGGTCCTCGTTGAGCGGTCCGAGGTTGCTCGGTGCGGAGGCGAGGGTGTCGTGGTCGTTGGCCGACGGGCGGGAGTGGAACCACTCCTGACCCTCGAACGACTGGCCGATGAGGCGCGAGCCGACGACCTGCCCGTCGACCCGCACGGGCTGGCCGGCGGCCCGGTCGCCCAGCGGCTGGGCGACTCCCCAGACCACCACGGGGTAGGCGATGCCGAGGACGACGGTGAGGACGAGGAGCACGCGCAGCGCGGCCAGCGACTGGCGGGCGAGGTCGGACAGTGAGTTGAGCATGGTGATCAGCCGATTCCGGGGATGGTCGAGACGAGCAGGTCGATGAGCTTGATGCCGGCGAAGGGGACCAGGACGCCGCCCAGCCCGAAGACGAGGACGTTGCGCCGCAGGACCGACATCGCCGACGCGGCGCGGAACCTCACGCCGCGCAGGGCCAGCGGGATGAGCGCCACGATGATCAGCGCGTTGAAGATGACGGCGGAGAGGATGGCCGACTCCGGAGTCGCCAGCCCCATGACGTTGAGGGCGTCCAGTGACGGGTACGCCGCCACGAACATCGCGGGGATGATCGCGAAGTACTTGGCCACGTCGTTGGCAATGGAGAACGTGGTCAGGGCACCGCGGGTGATGAGCAGCTGCTTGCCGATCTCGACGATGTCGATGAGCTTGGTCGGGTCGGAGTCGAGGTCGACCATGTTGCCGGCCTCCTTCGCGGCGGCGGTGCCGCTGTTCATCGCGACACCGACGTCGGCGGCGGCAAGCGCCGGCGCGTCGTTCGTGCCGTCGCCCGTCATCGCGACGAGGTGGCCGCCCTCCTGCTCGCGGCGGATGAAGGCGAGCTTGTCCTCGGGTGTGGCCTCGGCGAGGAAGTCGTCGACGCCGGCCTCCTTCGCGATCGCCCGCGCCGTCAGCGCGTTGTCACCGGTGACCATGACGGTGCGGATCCCCATGGCACGCAGCTCGGCGAAGCGCTCGGTCATCCCGTCCTTGACCACGTCCTTGAGCTGGACGACGCCCAGCACGGTGCCCTTGCCGTCGGCGTCCTGCTCGGCGATCACGAGGGGCGTGCCGCCGCCACGGGCGATCGCGTTGATCGTGTCGGTGACGTCGTCGGAGGGGGCCCGCCCGGTCCACGCCTCGATCGCGGAGCCCGCGCCCTTGCGGATCCGGGTGCCGTCGGGCAGGTCGACGCCGGACATGCGGGTCTGCGCGGTGAACTCGATGAACTCGGCGCCGGTGGGCAGCTCGCCGCCGCCGGCGCCCTGGGCGACCGCCAGCTCCACGATCGAGCGACCCTCCGGCGTCAGGTCGGCCAGGCTCGAGAGGCGCGCGGCCTCACGCATCCGTGACTCGCCGATCTCGGGTGCGGCGATCAGCAGCGTGGCGCGCCGGTTGCCGTGGGTGATCGTGCCGGTCTTGTCCAGCAGCAGCGTGCTCACGTCGCCGGCGGCCTCGACCGCGCGGCCCGACATGGCCAGCACGTTCACCCGGACCAGCCGGTCCATGCCGGCGATGCCGATGGCGGACAGCAGCGCGCCGATCGTGGTGGGGATGAGGCAGACCACGAGCGCGACGAGGACGACGAGGTCCTGGGGTGCTCCCGCGTACTCGGCCATCGGGGCGAGGGTCGCGACCGCCACCAGGAACACGAACGTCAGGCTCGTCAGCAGCATCGACAGCGCGATCTCGTTCGGGGTCCTGCGCCGCGAGGTGCCCTCGACGAGCCCGATCATCCGGTCGAGGAAGGTCTCGCCGGCGGCTGCCGTGATGCGCACGACGATGCGGTCCGACAGCACGCGCGTGCCGCCGGTGACCGCACTGCGATCGCCGCCCGCCTCGCGGATGGCCGGGGCGGACTCGCCCGTGATGGCGGACTCGTCCACCGAGGCGATGCCCTCGACGACGTCGCCGTCGCCCGGGATGACCTCGCCGGCCTCCACCACGACCAGGTCACCGACGGCCAGCTCGGTGCCGGCCACCTGCGTCTCGGTGCCGTCGGGGCCGAGCCGCCGCGCCATCGTGTCGGTGCGAGCAGCCCGCAGCGACGCGGCCTGTGCCTTGCCGCGTCCCTCGGCGACGGCCTCGGCGAGGTTGCCGAAGATCACCGTGAGCCACAGCCACACCGCGATGAGGACGGTGAAGGTGCTCGGGTCGCCGACGGCGGCGATCGTCGCGGCGACCGATCCCAGCCACACGATGAACATGACGGGGGAGCGCCACAGGTGACGCGGGTCGAGCTTGCGCAGTGCCGCGGGCAGCTGCTGGAGGGCCTGGCGCCCGAGGGCGCTCCGGGTGGTGGTGCTCATGCGAGGGCCTCTGCGATCGGTCCGAGGGCGAGAGCCGGGAAGTACGTGAGCGCCGTCATGATGACGATGACGCCGACGAGCATCCCGACGAAGAGGGGACGGTGGGTGGGCAGGGTTCCGGCGGTGACCGGGACCTTCGCCTGCTGGGCCAGGGAGCCGGCCAGCATCAGGACGAGCACGATCGGCAGCACGCGGCCGATCAGCATCGCCAGGCCGAGCGTGATCTGGAAGAAGTCCGAGGTCACCGTGAGGCCGCCGAAGGCACTGCCGTTGTTGTTGGCGGCCGACGTGAAGGCGTAGAGCACCTCGCTGAAGCCGTGACCGCCCGGGTTGCCCATCGCGCCGACGGTGGACCCGCGGGCGATCGCCACGCCGGTTCCGAGGAGCACGAGGGTCGGTGTGGTGAGCACGTAGAGCGCGACGAACCGCATCTCCCTCGTGCTGATCTTCTTGCCCAGCAGCTCGGGGGTCCTGCCCACCATGAGGCCGCACACGAACACCGTCAGGATCGCCATGACGAGGATCCCGTAGATCCCGGCGCCGACCCCTCCCGGTGCGATTTCACCGAGCATCATGTTGACCAGCACGGTGCCGCCACCGGCGGGCGTCATCGAGTCGTGGGCGGAGTTGACGGCTCCGGTGGACGTGCCGGTCGTCGCCACGGCGAACAGCGACGAGGCCCAGGTGCCGAGGCGGGCCTCCTTGCCCTCCATCGAGGCGCCGCTCACCTCGGCCCATGTGGTGACCGTGAGCGAGATCGTCGCGAGGAAGGTCATCGCGCCCAGCACCGCGAGACCCTGGTGCCGGCTCCCGACCATCGTGCCCAGGGTGCGGGTCAGGCAGACGGGCAGGACGAGGATCAGGAAGACCTCGAGCAGGTTCGTGAATGCCGTGGGGTTCTCGAACGGGTGCGCCGAGTTGGCGTTGAAGAAGCCGCCGCCGTTGTTGCCCAGCAGCTTGATGGCCTCCTGGCTGGCGACGGGACCACCGGTCAGCACCTGCGAGTCGCCCATCAGGGTGGTCGCGGTGGTGTCGGTGAACGACTGCACGACGCCGCCCGCCATCAGGAGCACGGCGCCGACGAACGCGACCGGCAGCAGCACGCGCAGGGTGCCGCGCGTCAGGTCGACCCAGAAGTTGCCGAGCGATCCGCTGCGCGAGCGGGAGAACCCGCGGATCAGCGCCACCGCGACCGCGATGCCGACGGCGGCGGACAGGAAGTTCTGCACCG containing:
- a CDS encoding DUF1048 domain-containing protein, with translation MTNPITRMFGEKKQWRQYKARLAALPQPHRAAAEAIEHYLLRVGAVFVSDADGLLQMFDDMVELFEQSAADGTAVRDIVGDDPVAFVEDFITNYPSGRWLTKERQRLNEAITEVGS
- the kdpA gene encoding potassium-transporting ATPase subunit KdpA, coding for MTDSLAGLLSIALLVSLLAVVYVPLGDHMARVFTSSRHLRIERLVYRVTGVSPDAEQSPKAYVLSVVGFTLVSAVALMGLLLGQAHLPMSRDLDGMPFWMSFNTAISFVTNTNWQSYAGESTLGFTAQMAGLAVQNFLSAAVGIAVAVALIRGFSRSRSGSLGNFWVDLTRGTLRVLLPVAFVGAVLLMAGGVVQSFTDTTATTLMGDSQVLTGGPVASQEAIKLLGNNGGGFFNANSAHPFENPTAFTNLLEVFLILVLPVCLTRTLGTMVGSRHQGLAVLGAMTFLATISLTVTTWAEVSGASMEGKEARLGTWASSLFAVATTGTSTGAVNSAHDSMTPAGGGTVLVNMMLGEIAPGGVGAGIYGILVMAILTVFVCGLMVGRTPELLGKKISTREMRFVALYVLTTPTLVLLGTGVAIARGSTVGAMGNPGGHGFSEVLYAFTSAANNNGSAFGGLTVTSDFFQITLGLAMLIGRVLPIVLVLMLAGSLAQQAKVPVTAGTLPTHRPLFVGMLVGVIVIMTALTYFPALALGPIAEALA
- a CDS encoding PadR family transcriptional regulator → MTEMLKGTLEGIVLAILAARPAYGYEITSGLREQGFTDIAEGTVYALLIRIEKRGLVDVEKVPSEKGPPRKVYSLNAQGQQYLDEFWETWSFLAERLEQLHEGGK
- a CDS encoding response regulator; amino-acid sequence: MTFVLAVDDDPAILRTLGINLRARDYDVETAGDGRSALQIVDERMPDVILLDLGLPDLDGITVLRRLREFTQVPVIVVSARTEPDDKVEALDLGADDFITKPFSIEELLARVRVMTRRATATEPSLVVETGGLVLDVTESRASRDGTEIHLTPIEWKIVGALVRKRGRLVRQTELLRAVWGPGYERQSNYLRVHLAGIRRKLEPDPSQPALFVTEPGIGHRFSG
- the kdpB gene encoding potassium-transporting ATPase subunit KdpB; the protein is MSTTTRSALGRQALQQLPAALRKLDPRHLWRSPVMFIVWLGSVAATIAAVGDPSTFTVLIAVWLWLTVIFGNLAEAVAEGRGKAQAASLRAARTDTMARRLGPDGTETQVAGTELAVGDLVVVEAGEVIPGDGDVVEGIASVDESAITGESAPAIREAGGDRSAVTGGTRVLSDRIVVRITAAAGETFLDRMIGLVEGTSRRRTPNEIALSMLLTSLTFVFLVAVATLAPMAEYAGAPQDLVVLVALVVCLIPTTIGALLSAIGIAGMDRLVRVNVLAMSGRAVEAAGDVSTLLLDKTGTITHGNRRATLLIAAPEIGESRMREAARLSSLADLTPEGRSIVELAVAQGAGGGELPTGAEFIEFTAQTRMSGVDLPDGTRIRKGAGSAIEAWTGRAPSDDVTDTINAIARGGGTPLVIAEQDADGKGTVLGVVQLKDVVKDGMTERFAELRAMGIRTVMVTGDNALTARAIAKEAGVDDFLAEATPEDKLAFIRREQEGGHLVAMTGDGTNDAPALAAADVGVAMNSGTAAAKEAGNMVDLDSDPTKLIDIVEIGKQLLITRGALTTFSIANDVAKYFAIIPAMFVAAYPSLDALNVMGLATPESAILSAVIFNALIIVALIPLALRGVRFRAASAMSVLRRNVLVFGLGGVLVPFAGIKLIDLLVSTIPGIG
- a CDS encoding ABC transporter ATP-binding protein, with amino-acid sequence MSAIAVRGIRKSFGDVEVLRGVDLEVAPGSVFALLGSNGAGKTTLVRILATLLRPDAGEASVAGFDVGTQAAEVRGAISLTGQFAAVDDMLTGRENLVLVARLRHLPDAGAVADELLQRFDLAEAGGRRASTYSGGMRRRLDIAMSLIGNPPVIFLDEPTTGLDPQARLEVWQTVKALADGGTTVLLTTQYLDEAEHLADRIAILHDGRIIANGTLVELKRLLPPAKVEYVEKQPSLEDVFLAILEKEAA
- a CDS encoding ATP-binding protein — encoded protein: MGTANERGTLRVYLGAAPGVGKTYAMLDEGNRRLARGTDVVVGFVETHGRPHTIDALGDLEVVPRARVEYRDTVQEEMDVKAILARRPAAVLVDELAHTNLPGGRHAKRWEDVEELRDAGIDVVTTVNVQHLESLNDVTESITGVRQRETVPDEVVRAADQIELVDMSPQALRRRMAHGNVYTAEKVDAALHHYFREGNLTALRELALLWLADRVDEGMGRYREQHDITGTWATRERIVAAVTGGPESLTLMRRAARIASRRAGGEWLALYVTRHDGLSTISPDRLSRLRAKTEELGGTFHTVLGDDTADAILAFARAENADQVIIGASRRGRLPTLLRPGIGERVITASGDIDVHIVTHDHARRRGFRQEQGVHHLGPRRRALGFAFAVLAPALVSLLMWWTDSLHALPSEAMLLMTVVVATALIGGLLPAVVSAVLSGVLLNVLFTPPRYTLTVAEPENAAAIVLFVLVGIAVASVVDHSARRATEARRARAEADSLTVLAHSLLTSGDDLEGLLSSASELFGARGAAVLRRNGPGDWEAVAAVGDAPSTVEDGAISTSIDDRTVLVLRGGSQSASERGLLNAYAAYAQVMADRSRARVAEIERHRLAEADRTRTALLAAVSHDLRSPLAAVKASVASLRSTTVTFSPDDRAALLETIEESTDRLTALVTNLLDMSRIHTGAVTAHPSEVALARAVHAAVVPLEHDGRITIEVPDHVSVLADPGLLERVLANICENALKYTAPEAGIRVDAAVVGERVTLRIADTGPGVGDGDLERIFAPFQRLGDVPGKDGVGLGLAVARGLTEAMGGTITTEPTPGGGLTFSIDLPRPTEERA
- the kdpC gene encoding potassium-transporting ATPase subunit KdpC, producing the protein MLNSLSDLARQSLAALRVLLVLTVVLGIAYPVVVWGVAQPLGDRAAGQPVRVDGQVVGSRLIGQSFEGQEWFHSRPSANDHDTLASAPSNLGPLNEDLLATIDERRSTVAATESVPEADVPADAVTASGSGLDPHISPAYAGLQVDRVARARGLDAERVRELVEAHTEGRFLGIHGEPVVNVLELNVALDRASR